Genomic window (Sparus aurata chromosome 19, fSpaAur1.1, whole genome shotgun sequence):
ctttctttctttgtgtctgtttgacaTCACAAAGGAAGATCAGAGAATTGGTTTCcaccgttttttaaaaaacgctttgctgtgtttgtgttgctcttTATACTTTCATCAGGCGATATTAAAAATGCTGATGATTGAAATAAAGAATGTGAATTTAATATCCAGTTGCCCTTGATTGATTTCAAGAAAGGTCTCGTTTTGATgtgaattattattatcattatttcaaTATTGAGTATTAACGTGTTTTTCCCAACACGAAAATGCAGATTTCACACAGCCACAGATCAGGCCATATCTTACAGGTCCAGGTCAATGTCCGCTCATAGACGGAAACAGCAAAAATAATCGtttttcccttaaaaaaaaaataacaataatccacaCTTTATGTATATtgagctgcttttgttttgatttcaagCATTCTTAGACATATCATAGCAATTTACTACCATGTGATCTGCTGCTCACTGCGGAAAGTGAAAGTGTTGGGTAAGGTACGCAGCCAGGcagacgtaaaaaaaaaaaagaaaaagaaaaagaaaaaaagaaaaaaaaagcgtggCCAATGGTAATCTGTTTCTATGGGCAAACAGGCGTGATGTTATATGTTTACTGCCTCACATGAGAAGAATTCTGATGGCCAACATGTGAATATTGCATCCAGTGAATGTCCTATTCAAAATAATTGGATCAGAAAAGGGCCTAAGTACGAACAGCAACATGTAGGAaagcaaacatttattcttAAGTTCCCTTACAGAGCAATAATATATAGATGAGTGCTACTGTTAAACATACTTTAGCTCTCAGCACATGTGCTTTTTAAAGCAGAATATTTGATTGTACATCTGAAACTATCTGCATCAAATCATTTCATAGGAACGCAAAATCAGCTTTCTAAATGGAAATACTGCAAAACTATACTTCAGCCTCACTCACACATCTTTAACAAAACGCTTTTGGCCTTTTCAATTCAATACTGCCTTTAAAGACAGCTAACCGAACTGTGTGTCTTATCTTGTAACcttgctgctgctcacactgccTGTGTTTTACAACCTGGAGCAGGCGCGGTGGTCTCTTCTCTCACTGAGCTCCAGTCAGAATCCAGCGGAAAAGCTTCAGCGCAGGAATCTTCCCCCTGCAGcggctctgcacacacacacacacacgcacaaacacaccgCTCGGTAAAAATGAAGTGTTTGCTCCCTCTGCCGGACGAGGGAGTGCTTAACCATCACCTGTGGCGTAAGAATTAGAAAGGAGCCGTCGTAAACGTGCAGTAGACCACCCTATTTTATAACAATAACACGAGTTCGTCGAAAATATGGTCGTGGATGACAGAATGTACAATTTaaagttagcttagcattagctttCCAGAATTATAACGGGAATAccattaaataaaacacaattgaAAAAATTCCGAGATATGACACTGCAAATTTAGAGACTGTTTAACAAACACTAGCCTTCTAGCGTTGTGATGCTATATTTGATCAAAACACCGACAACATTCGCATCGCGAATACTTTGAGCGGCGAATAAAAGAATCTTCGAATCAGGCAGCTCGCAGGGCGGTCCGTGTGGGTCCTCAAACGTATAACGCACACATGCGCAAAAGAAAATTTCTCTTTCTCGGTGGGCGCAATGGCGGACGCAGAGTGAGTGTTTGCTGCCGATTCAAAATCTAAGCACATCCAGGGTTAAAATGaacatctttgttaattttACACCCTGGATGGATTGTTTAGTTTGCATACATCATAAACATAGTAATATTGTTAAAGATGGTTTTTGCTATTTTCGTTAAGATGACTTTGTTCAGACTTAGGTGTAGCCTTAGCAGCAGTACAACATGGCTGTCTCTGTAGTTTCCATGCACTCAAAAACCGTTTGTTTTATGTGCTAAAATGAGAACAGAGTTAAGTATTCGCTGTTTATAATATAATGTGAACTCTTATGTCTCTGTTTATGCTTCCAAAATACGTAGGCTAGCCCTAAAGTTAGTACAGGCTACCGTAAGGAAGCCGGTAGCAGACAATATAGCAAGCTAGCGGCTAGCGAGGATGAAGAGACGTGTCAGTGTTGTAAATTGGCAAAATGtgcacagtttgtttgtttctagCATAGTCCTGAAGTTCTATATCTTTGTAACAGAAAAAAGGTACCGGCGGTCCCTGAGAGCCTTTTGAAAAGGCGAAAGGCCTTCGCCACCATGAAGGCCATGCGTGTCAAGAAGATGCTGGCTGAAAAAAAGGTAACGTGGTTGCTTCTACTTTGGCATTTCTCTAAAATGGGACGATCTGTTGGTGGATGTCAGTGAGTGGCTGACGTTAAGGTCTGTAGCCCTTTAATTCAATCGGCGTGTTTTTCAATTGTTTTCCCAGGCCCGCAAAGTGACCAGGAAACTGATCTACAAGAGGGCTGAAAAGTACCACAAGGAGTACAGGCAGATGTACAGACGTGAAATCCGTCTGAGTCGTACTGCTCGCAAAGTGGGAAACTACTATGTGCCTGCTGAGCCCAAACTGGCCTTTGTCATCAGGATCAGAGGGTGAGTAGTGTCCTTACCTGGGATCAGAACTATCCTGCCTGTCCGACTCATCACTTAACATTCACATGGATTACTCGATTTACAACTAGACATGATGCTCAAGCTGTTGGTGCTCATGTTTCAATAGCTGTTCCTGCTCACATGCTGTGTTGCTGTTTGGAAATGCCCCTTCCTTGTTTCTGCATGTTTCCCATGGTATTGAATGTAGAATAAGAATTCTAAAATTGATGCTAGTGTGGCAACATTTTGCATGCTAGTGCTTATAGAAGCTCTTTCAAGATTTATGTGCTTGTGGAAACACTAGTATGTGAAACTAGGCTATAAAGCAGTTTAAATATTGCGCCAAGCAATGCAGTCATGAGGCTGTTCAGGTAATGTCTTTCCATTTTGCCAGATGAAGGGACTGCTTTTCAGACTTTCACCCAATAATGTCTTAATTTGGTTAATAGAGCAATCCATGTAAGTgttgatgaaatgtaaatgGGTTTAGTCTTGTGGTTAATGATGTAAATTCTTTCCCCGACTTATCGACTATGGTGATACAATTAAGCAATTTAAGCCAATTATATCTGAAACCACAATGAATAGAAGTATTGTGAAAACCCACATACTGATGTTAAACCTTATGCTAAACATAGTCTTAATTTTTTCCCAGTATCAATGGTGTCAGCCCCAAGGTCCGTAAGGTTCTTCAGCTGCTCCGTCTGCGCCAGATCTTCAATGGTGTGTTCGTTAAGCTGAACAAGGCTTCCATCAACATGCTCAGGATTGCTGAGCCCTACATCGCTTGGGGGTAAGGCTGTTACTATTCAAACTTAATGTTGACTTTGTGATGGAGAGGGTAAAAAAGAGGTGTATTCCCACAGTGGACCATCCTGAATTTTATGAACAGTACTGTTATGGTGTAGGGGCACACAGATACTGGTGACCGTAACTTTTCTATCCCTGGAATGTGGTTAATGATGCCGAACTTTTTTCCCCATCTTATCGAACATGGTGAATACTGACTTAACATAAGCCAATTTTGTCTGAAACCACATTCCATAATAGTGATAGACATGAGGTAGTGTGCATTTTTTGTACATGCGCATTTTGAGAAAATACGTTCATTGGTTCTTGGTTTAGATAAAAACATCTAGTTGTGAGAATTTGAATGGAGAAATACAGTTGACTAGAATTGTTTCAATGCTCCAGTTGGAGACAAACCACAATGATTACACTGGAtatgcctttttgttttctttctactTTAAGTTTTACTGCAACCACGAGAACATTGTTGTTAATGTTGCCGTTTTTGGCTGTCATAATTTGGGAGAGGGTACTGTTATTTTAAAAGTAGACTAAATATCAAACTTGGTTGCAGGAGGTGAAAGCCTGGTTACAtaagtttagatttaaaggcttGTTATAACTGAGATAAAAAGGTGAAGTATAGAAAAGTTTCTGATCTGAATTTTTGACACTGCCAAGTGCTCTAAACACTTACCTGACCTCCAGTAATTAAACAGCCAAGTAGTGCAGTAGATGTGCAAATTAAACATCTTGATTGTCTGTGTCCAACCTTAAATGGTCAGCATTTGCTTTTATGCAACCTTGAATAAAATCTACTTCAGACATGTTACTGCAAGAAATTTGTGAGTGGTCCATCTCTTGTGTGTAATCAGCCACACTAAACTGCTGCTGAGATGTTTAGGCAGGGATCACCTGAAGGAAAGTGTTGGAGCAGGTCATTTGCCTTTGACTGTATATTTAAATAACCTAAGGGCCTCAAGTTTTGAGGTCAGTTCAGCACTAAGGTTTTTGTTTAACTCTTGCTTTAAAACTTCTCAATACAGTGGATTGACCTATAAATGATATCGAACTAATTTAAGGTCATTATGATAACCTTTATGACTTATCATTCCCCCCAGGTACCCCAACCTGAAGTCTGTGCGTGAGCTCATCTACAAACGTGGCCATGGCAGAATGAGGAAACAGCGTATCGCCCTCACAGACAACGCTCTGGTGGAGAAGGCCCTCGGTATGAAAGTGTTCTTTTTGTGTTAGTTTGTACGTCGCACAGCACGTAGATGCATATTTGAAGTCAAGATGGTTCTTGGAGATAACCTTGTTTCCTCCAAGAACAAAGCATAATTAGGGTATTTTACGTACACATTTGTCTCACAAAGCACACTGCTTCAAAAGCAGAAACACAATTTAATATACTGTAAGAGTGAGGCATGGTGCTGCATGTGGTTAATGATGCACACTTTTTTCCCCGTCTTATCGACTATGGTGAGAAAAAACTGAACTATGCCAGTTTTGTCTGAAACCACATGCCTATCCAACAGTAAACTTGTTTAAGTCAATCTTATTGATCTTGAGGGTAAAAGTTTGAGCTGTAAGAGCTTGAACTTGCTGGGATATAGCAAAAGTCTGAGTTTAACAAATTCTCAATCAGTAGTCAGTTATCCAATATGCAGTTTCTGACTCATTTTCCCAGTTGATGGTGAGATTGGATAACTCGCCTCTCGTCTCTGCTGATTTCCAACAATGGTTATGCAGCTGAACTTATGTAAATTGCTGTTTGATCTGCAGGCAAATATGGCATCATCTGTGTTGAGGACCTCATCCATGAGATTTACACAGTTGGCAAGAACTTCAAGCCCGCCAACAACTTCCTCTGGCCTTTCAAGCTGTCATCACCCCGTGGTGGAATGAACAAGAAGACCACACACTTTGTGGAGGGTGGAGATGCTGGCAACAGGGAAGATCAGATCAACAGAATGATCAGGAGGATGAACTGAAGTTTTGGTGAGTGGTAGGAACATGGCACATCTCAGTCTACATAGCTGATTAGGTGTGGTTAATGATGCATATTCTTTTTTCCCCATCTTATCGACTGTGGTGAAAACAATCTGAAAATAAGCCAATTATGTCTGAAACCACATCTTAGTCACACAAATGGATGCTTTATTCATGCACGACACTGACAAAGTCATGAGGCCAAATTTAACTTGGTTTAAACAATTTAATTCCTTAAAGTGTAACTTTTTGATCTAAATCTGACCTATGATGTAGATGAGCTGGATGAGGTCTGTCTTGAATGGAAACATATCAGCCACTGTTGAAAGTGCTCCTAACATGACCACTGTCAAGCGCATAGCTATGATTTCCCAAATGCTGTTTATGGTCCCCATAATGTCTTAATACAGGGCTCATAACAATCTATGTGGGTGCTTTAGAAGTGTGTAATGAACACTGCTTTGTTCACTATTGTTGTGCATCTGGTAACAGAATGAAGGTTTCTAATCtataattatgcttttttttttttttctttcaggttaTCAAAGGACTCaaaatgtacaataaaacataaaaaaaaaaaaaacccaactgtCTTGGTCTTTAATGTGATTGTCATTAAACACGTTGTCTTTTTCTTTAGCAGAGGTCTCCATATTTCCTCcctttattcagtttgagttaGAGCACTTTCTTTGGGAAAGcacatttacttaagtaaaattTGAGGTACTGTTTACACAAGTGCTTATGTTCTACCTTTCCCTGCTGCTTCTACATTTTTGAGGCAAATGCTGTTCATTTCTACCCCACTGCTTTAGTTGCTTTGCAGTAAATTTACTACAAAATATGAATTAATGAAGATTCAATAATTTACAAAACAGAAATTGGCTATAACATCACAAATGTTCACACTGATGCATTCTATATGAGTGTTTTTCCTTAACCCGATGCTAGTACAATACTTGGATAAGCTTTAAATACAGGACAGAAAGTTATTTTACGCTAATGTCTACCAACTTGATCATGTCCATCACTGACTCCTAAAAACGTCAAGGTGATGACTATGTGCATCTATGATGAATTGGTTGTATTTCCTACGTACTTGCAGTATTTCTGCAACATAAGGATCTTGATCGGACTTTAAACATAATCACTGGTAAAATAAGGAGACATAAATACAGGAGCTGTCACCTAACGGCGATTCGAGCTTGTTTCCATGGTGACGCGGTGACTCGGTAGCATTGGCCGCGGTGAGCTGCAGCCTAGCACTGCTGCTCGGAGGATGACTAGTTTGTACGAATCCTCAATTTTAATGACCGGCTGTCGCACGTTTGATCTGTAACTAGTTTCCTTATGTTAAAACAGTCATTGTATGGCAGCTCCAACATGATGACTTTCCAGGTCAACACATCGCTACCAACCGCAAAGGCTTTGATATCAGAGGAAAGCTCAAATTGCAGCCAACGCGGCCCTGACGCGGCTGGATATCCAGCATACAGGAACTTCAGGATGGGGGCAGGTGGAGGACAAGCAGCGTTCAGACAAAATGATCATATGAGGAGGAAATTCCCTGCAATACAACCCTTTAGCAGTGAGTAAGCGTGCTCCATGTAATCTGCTGAGCTCATTTGTAGATGCAGTTAGCTTAGCTATCTTGTCAAATGAATGCTGACTATCACCGGTCATCTCTGTTGTAGAGCCCAGGGACTGGAAAGCCTTGGTTAGCGGCATCGTAGTTGGAgggtaaaatgtgtcaaattaaTCATCACAGTGGTATAAAAGATCCAAATACAATACACTAATTGTACACTGTATGTGTCATTAATCTGGGTGGTATTGGGCCTGTTGGAACTCCATGTGTGTTGGTATGGCTGGTTCTTATTTCTCTGTCGCTAATTCATGTGTAGGTCACCCATTTTAGCCAAAGATGACAACCTGGAGTCACAGAACAACCTGGAGAAGGACATGTGTGGGAGACACTTTGTGTTTGACAAGAAATGTAAGAAAAGGAGTTATTACAGTTTAGAGTAGATCTATAATATCATTTATATTCTCCCACTCAGAAATATGACGATCACATATTTGACATAGGAACTGAAttggtttttaaaaatgcatacaCATTGAATCTTCAAGATTGGTCCTGAATTGTAACCTGACAGCCACTAGGTGGAGCCGTCATCGCACATAATGAGCACAATCCTC
Coding sequences:
- the rpl7 gene encoding large ribosomal subunit protein uL30, encoding MADAEKKVPAVPESLLKRRKAFATMKAMRVKKMLAEKKARKVTRKLIYKRAEKYHKEYRQMYRREIRLSRTARKVGNYYVPAEPKLAFVIRIRGINGVSPKVRKVLQLLRLRQIFNGVFVKLNKASINMLRIAEPYIAWGYPNLKSVRELIYKRGHGRMRKQRIALTDNALVEKALGKYGIICVEDLIHEIYTVGKNFKPANNFLWPFKLSSPRGGMNKKTTHFVEGGDAGNREDQINRMIRRMN